Genomic DNA from Motacilla alba alba isolate MOTALB_02 chromosome 10, Motacilla_alba_V1.0_pri, whole genome shotgun sequence:
TGGGGAGAGCAAGTTTACTTTGCTGAGCCAGATGCTCTAAAGGTACCTTGTCTTGCATTACATCTAATTAAGATTGCACTTCTTTATCTTAGAAAACATCCCAAGGAGAGAATATGGTATTTGAAAAGTTGTAGAGGATGAAGATTGAGAGTATGAGATTTTTGTAAGagttatggaaaaataaagctgattGTATTTGTGATCCAGTGCTCTAGActctaattaaaatatataattcatATTCATAAGGTTCTTTTGAGGCAAAAGAAGCATAAGCAGTTGTTGGAGAAAAGGGAGGCTGTAGGAACTGACCAtgtgtgtttttctccttgtaCCTCCCCCATTGTGTCAGACTGACACATATTAGTGCATATTGGTGACTGAAGTGAGCTCAGCAGCCCTTCTTTATGTTCTGCATATTTAGAGATGTCCTACAGAATGAAACATTCAGGTTTTACTTCACCaaatctctttctctctgctgtgtgccttttgttgaaattatttcattttgataaCAGGGCAGCTTGATCAACACACTAAAAGAAGTGCAGCCAACATCTCACATGGGAGTTCCTCGAGTATGGGAGAAAATCATGGAGAAGTTAAAGGATGCTTCTGCTCAGTCAGGatttatgaagaagaaaatgctttcctGGGCTATGTCACTTAGCTTGGAGAGGAACCTGAACGGCTCAAACAGGTGTGTAGCACAATGAGTGAGATTTCCAGCAACCTGAAAGCAGCAATTTCCTTGTAAAAAACCATGAAGCCTCAGTGAGACTCTTTGTATAAGTGGGTAAAATCTGGCTTGGCAAAACAGCAAATATAGTGCAGGGGGGAGGGTGTAGTTATCAATTGTTATTGATGTGAATTATTTTACAATGAAGTGCGGGAAATTTCTTATGCAGAAAGGTATTCCAAAATATCATTCCATGATATTCCTTTGCTCGTCTTATCATTCAGTTTCTCAGATAGATCTTGCAAATTTCAGATTTCAATGGTGTAGGTTCTCAGAGACACATTTAACTGATAAAAAAAACAGGTATACAAGAGCTGTGttgtttaaaatatgtttttatagATTCTTTATGTATTTGTTGAATTCAGATACCTCAAGAGGTGGAGGTAGGAAAGCTCCAAAGATAGGAGAAACACAAGACaccaaataaatgaaagaagaatGAATGTGTCACCTTACTTATGTTCTAACTTCTGTCAACACCCAAAACCAAATGACAAATACGTGTCCAAACGAAATCTGGGCCTGATTTTGTTTAGAAAACTTCCTAGGTTGCTCTGACTTACTTGTGTATTTTGTGCTCAGCAGTGATCTAAAGCAGCTCTGGACAAGATTAGCAGACTACTTAGTGCTTGCAAAGATCCGTAGTGCACTGGGGCTTTCTTCCTGTCAGAAGCACTTTTgtggtgctgctcctctcaACACAGAAACACTGTATTTCTTCTTGGGTCTGAACATCACCCTGTATGAGGCCTATGGGATGAGTGAGACCACAGGCCCACATTGCCTGTCTGGGCCTTACATTTACAGGCAGCACAggtaattttacttttattactattttttaatatgatctgtttcattttatctatgaaaaaagtatttattaagGTCAGCAAAGACACTGgagcttattttattttccctgagtGCATTGCCACTCTGTTGTGACTTTGGGAGTCAGAATAATTTCCAGGTCAGAATTTGAACAGGTTGactcctgtgccaggagcacTGAAACTGAGTTGCAGCATTATAGCCAAACACAGTGACTACATCTGACATAAACCCTAGCCCTTGCCCAAGGGAGGAATGCAAGACCTCAAAACCAAGAATGGTTTTATGCCTGCAGATACaggggggaaaagcagcaagtgCAGGCCAAGACAGACTGCCAGAAAGTGCTCAGACACCCTGACAAATCTGCCCTAGTGAAGGAGTATTCCATGGCTGCTGGACAGTTACAGCATGGTGATAATTGCAGTCACGGATATTTTGACAGTTTCAGGGATTGGGCAAAGATATTTTGACAGTTTCAGGGATTTGGCACGTTGGCCCAGCTTATCAGTATTGTGTTTGATGTTTCTGTGAtccttgtggggtttttctgctcttctctggtAGCTGTGGTAAACCAGCACCTGGATGCAGAGTGAAACTGGTGGACAAAGATACAGAAGGCAATGGAGAAATCTGTTTCTGGGGAAGGACTGTTTTCATGGGTTATTTAAATATGGAAGACAGAACAAAAGAAGCCTTTGATGAGGAGGGGTGGCTGCATTCTGGAGATTTAGGAAAGCTAGACAAGGATGGCTTTCTCTATGTCACTGGAAGAATTAAAGGTAATAGGCAAAATCTTGCTCTCTGTTACTGGTAAATGTTCAGCACTGTTCAGTCATCTCTCAGTTGTAGTCCATCTAATGAAGTGTCTTTCCTCTAATACTGGCAGCATTGCCCTAACAGGAAGGTAAAATAAACTTTCCTATGAGAAAACCACAGTGTGCTCTGTGTTCAGGGAAGCTTTCCCTCTAGTCTCTAATAGGTGGAGATGATTCACTTCCTACAGCCAGGCTTTTCATCTCCCACCCCTTTACTCAGTATTAATTACAATTAGCAATATAAACTACTGACACAGGTTTAATGTGTTGTTTGATTTGAATGATATCATTAAGCTGTCCAGTCTCCCTCTGAACCTTGCCAGTGTCTGAATTGCACATTAGAATGTTtaggagggaaggagaggcacCCTATGCTGCAGAGAAATCGGTGCTGTAGGTCAGAGGTTGGTTCCTCTGGTGTCTTAGGTTGTGTTTGCAGAGACCAGAGCTGAAGCTCGAGAGCAGAAGGGCAAGCTACAGCTGAAGCAATGCACTTAGGTGTTACTACAGGACACTGGCTGAAGGCTCACGGGACTGAGACTAGTCACTTGCTGACTTGGAGGCTTTCTCCATGATGCATATTCAGACTGTGGGATTGGTCACAGGCAAGACGTAACTGAGGAAGATTTAAGAATTGAGTAAATATCATCTTAGAACTTAAGATGAATCACTAGAAAGAAACACAGATGAGTGAATTCGTCACAGGTGGCATCATGTCCTGCTAGGAATCAGGACTGAAGTTGGTAGTATTAATAGCCTGCACCAAATACAGCTGTCTTGACTTTAACTTCTTTTCTTGTCTGATTTAGCACAGCAGTAACAACCCCTTGTCTCAATTCATAAAATTTGTGTGTCTCTTGTGTCTGTCTGGTTTGCTGAACTCACAGCAGTTACTCTGAATTAAGGATAGGTAGACAATCCGGGATAAAATAACCCTATGCCCAGTTTGATTGAAGTTTTAAATCCAAGTCCAAATAAGGACAATGAAAAACTAAGGGCCAGAGAGATTGGTAGAGGATCTGAGACAAAGACAAGACTATTACAAAAGTAGGGtggaatgaaaggaaaagttaGACCTAGAAAAGCATGTCTGTGTTATTTATTGAAGCATGTTCTGAACTGCTGCAAAGACAATTATTTGAGCACAATCGGAAGTCACCAATAtaacaaaagcaaagaattgCCATTTACTTAGAGAATACTCAAGTTTGTAATAATTTCATGGAATATATATATGTTACACTTCAGAACAAATGTTGCTTTTATCAAGCCTTCCTCCAGTAGTAACTTATTTTTGTCTGACCCCTCTTGGTGGATTTAAGAATTGGTTTTAATCATGACAACAATGAACTTGCTTTTTGGTGAGATAGCAGTAATAGAATAATGGGTGAATCCTATGCTAAATTGGAAGAAATGATCTCTCAAAGAAAAATTCCCGTTATGTAACAGTCCCTTGAGAATAAGCTGTTACTGGATAATGTAAAAAATATCTGGAGCAAATATACTGAGGGACATCTGAGAACTTGAGCACACATTTGAAAAATAGtagcatttttgttttgaagataaTTAATAGGATTTGTggtatttgaaaaatactgtcttggaaaaaaatcttgtattttttatgtCAGAATAAGAGGAGGAGGTTGAGCCAGACATCAGCCTGATCTCTGGAATTTATTTGAATGCAATTAAtagcctttctttttttgcctaGATTTGATTATTACAGCAGGAGGTGAAAACGTGCCTCCAATTCCAATTGAAGATGCTGTTAAAAAAGAACTTCCAATTGTTAGTAATGCTATGGTGATTGGAGATAAGAAGAAGTTTTTGTCCATGTTCCTGACCTTAAAGGTAAACCAGTTTAAATACTGCCTTCTGTGAAGTTATACACCTGCACCTaatgaaagaataataattttgaacCATTTGTAAAAAGACCTAAAGTTAGATAGGAAGATGTtagcagggagaaaaaacatgTAGCAGCTACAGACAAATCCTGCTGAGTCTAAACCTAGGGTTACCTAAACATCTACATATTTACTGCTGTTTCTCCTGCATGTACAATAAGAgctattttctatttaaatccAAATTTTTATATAAGAAATGCTGGAAGATTGAGAAGTTTTTTTAACAGAACACAAcaatagcttttatttttacagatgagcaaaaccaacaaatgtttctgttatGGGCAAACTCAGAAACCTTCCAACAGAAACATTTCTATacaatttgttatttttataacaCAAGAATGATGACCGtggaacaaaataattaatagcCTTGCTGGGGTATAAGCTTCATTTAAGAAATCACTGTTCTCCTGGAACATTTGCATTTCAGTTCTGTGAACATACCTAGTGAATGCCACTTAGGTGTTTTGAAGTTGTTTACCTCTATGACCAATACTCCCTATCTTCAGGTGCAGTAGAAATACTAATTTAAGAAGTCTAGGAACACTTCTATCTCAAGCTGTTTGCATTACACCATAATAATTCCATTGAACGACGAGCTAAATATTTCCCTGTAACAATGGAGTCATTTGGAAAATATGGCAGAAATTCAAGGTCAGAGATGGGCTCTATGGCCTAATTCATTCACACATTTCAAGTCTGTTCATGACATCTGCATATaagtggaaaatatttgcatttggtAGCCAAGTGGAAAGAAAAGCCCTTTGTGATCTGTAggtgtttctgctttttaaggCTTACAGAATGTTTGTGTGTTTATCCTGAGCCTTCTTCCCAAGGGGGAGGGCCTGGTCAGAGAAGCTGTTAATGCCTTTTCAGAGTGAATGTTTAATGATTCACTTCATTTGATATTTTAGACCGTGCTGGACCCAGATACATCTGATCCTACTGACATTCTCACAGAGCAAGCCAGAGACTTCTGCCAGAGGAGTGGTAGTAAAGCCACCAAAGTGTCCGAGATTGTAGCTCCAAGAGATGAGACGATCTACAGAGCCATCCAGGAGGGAATCGACAGAGTCAACAGCACTGCTACCAACAGGGTTCACTGCATTCAGAAATGGATCGTCCTGCCAAgagatttttccatttctgggGGAGAACTAGGTAAGACTTACTGATTTATCTTGAGGTACACAAAGTTAAGAGGCTGCTGATCTAAGAATATTCagtacaggaggaaaaaatcgTTATGCAGTGTGTGGTAATGAATACAAAAATTGGAGTTTTTGCTGTGCACACATTTATGAATGTGTGCTCATTTGCATGTAGAGCTCTTAAATTTCAGATTGTTTGGGGTAATTAAGCAATTTTGGTTAATTCCATGTGCATTAAAGTATTAATAACTTCCAGTAATAATACTGAAAGTGATGCCTGGAAtggctacctagaacagaggctagacagaggTAAAAGGGTAGGTTTTTCTTGAAAGGCCTTCACAAggtacaccttgggcagtgcaggagTGTCACAGAGACTAGACCCAGGATGGACAGCCATCAGACGTTGTTTGGACAGATGTAAGTTTGGTCTGTTTGCATGTTGGAGGTTAAtgtccagttacagcttcaggtaGTGGAGTCTCATTCCCCTCGTGTGGCCCCCCCCACTTCACTGTAGTTCACATTTTTTGGGGCCTGTGAAAATAAGGTAACCTTGGGTTTCAGGCTTAGAGAGAAACTGTTTTTTCTGAATAAAGTGGGAGAACAGTAGCTGATAGGCCATGGAGTTTGAGAGCTATACACTAAAGCAGTCCTGATCTGGAAAACGTAAAAGCTAAAGCTTAAGGCATCAaaagtttctctttaaaagaaaacaaaaaaatcagcaagatAGTGAAAGCCTGATAATGGAGACCAAAGCCCATTACCAGGCTCTTTGAATATACTGGGAATTGTTTAAAAGCTTccaaaaccatatttttttagcaaaaaaaatagTAGCTAGTTACCACCTTCTTATCTGCAGCTCCCTTTGAAGTCCTCATGCTTATGTGGAGGCAACCTCACATATCACACTTACTTCTCACTTTCAGCCTTTATCTGTGCTTAGAGGAGAGCATGTTCTTCCCAACAGGCTCTTCAATAAAAAACTCAGGCACCAAAGCTCAAACTGAGTAGGAATTTTTGTTCCCATTTCTGGAATTGATTCTCCCTCTTTTAAGGTCCCACAATGAAGCTGAAGCGGCTCGCTGTGCTCGAGAAATACCGAAATGAAGTAGACTCCTTctataaagaataaaaagtgcTTCCTCCAAGCATTAAGAAAGATCTGTGAAcaaaaggaagtattttctcATCAAAAGCATTAACAAAGATTTATGCTTTTAAGTTTGTAGTCTATTGATCAAACCACTAGAAAGCTGCTGTCAATTTAATTGTTCCTGATACTCACCTGATCATTTGTCCTCTTtttacagaagcatttttctacAGTGTGTCCATTCTCTAGTACTGCTTTTACTTTATGACCTTAATGACTAAAAGATCTGTGTTGTATAAAGCAGATACAACTAATTCCTCTAGATTGAATCATAACAGGTATTTTATACagtcttccatttttctttttttcttttgtttacaGGATGTTTCTCCTAGCTCATGATATATTTTGCTAGATAGCAGTACTGCTTAATGAAACTGTCATACCACTCCAGtgataattatttaaaaaaaatttaaaaatcaaaaggggtgagatttttttcccttcccagagaACACTTTCTTGTTCACTAACACATTTCAGAACCTGAAGACATTCTTCTTTCTGTAATGCCTACAATTCAGACTTCTGTGAACACAGCAGTTTGCTTCCTAAGTCCATGTTGGAATAAGCGTTACTATTTctcataaaaacaaataatcagAAGTAGAGGAATAGCTCCCTAAGGCTGAAAGGCACAAAGGAATAAATACAGGAGCTCTCACATTAAAATGCTATTACAGAAACTTCTTTAAAATTGTTTACAGTGCTATTCTTTGAGCAGTGTTTGTCAGCGTGTATCTGCATGTTTCAGTATTCACAGTGCACTAATTCTGACAAATGTGGGCGACATTTCTTCTTACCcatatgcaaaataaatcacattatGAGAAGGAAATGCTTGGCACGAGTTGTCTAAAGGGTGTGCTGTAAGTGATCTCTGGCAGGCAGCTCTAGTAGCTCACACAGGCAAGGCAGGCCACAGCCTGTTATTGAGACAAAGGATGCAGAACAGGATAAGGTTTCCATAGAAGTTCCATTACCAATCTCACAGATCTTACAGACCTAAGATTTGTTGCAAGTACCAATAATCAGCTCAATATATaagacaaagcagcagcttaagattataaaaacaaaagagcaaTAGGACTTTGAAAAGTTTATTCTTCCCCATTTTGTGCGCAATGGtaattcagaatttctttaaCAATATCAATctgaaggaaacaaggaagcagcagctggaaaaacacagaaagaaatgttgCCCTATTCACAATCAGCTGAGCGTGGGAGGAATAAATCTCCTCCAGCATGTTGTTAGACTGTATAAAAAAGCTGGGATGCTTACTTTAGAGAGTGACACAAGTTGTTACTCTAAAGTTGTTTTACTTCTGAAACAACCAGCCCTAAACAGTCCCACTTGATATTACTCCACTTAGTTACTTTCTCTTAATAAAATGAAGCTGTAAGAAGCCTGCTTCTGGCAGGAGAGATAATCCTGTGCTATACTAATGAgtttgaaaatacatatttacttGTCAGGTCCAGGAATGGAAACGATACCTTGATAGTTACAGATCAGAATGACTCAAGTGACAATCTGCATctgatggggaggggaagggagggcaaCGAGTTGCTTTTGCAACCATTAAGCTTAgtaagcaaggaaaaaatagatTGAGATCCCCTTGAATAGGGATGAAATGTATTTCTGGAACACAGGCACCAGAGCCAAACCGCTGATCTGTCTTAATCCATTTAGGGCTTGTCTCTTACATTCAGAGTTTCTAGAATAAAATTACTAGTCAATACAGCAAGACACACTGAACAGACTGTGCAGAAACTACAACACAAAAAGCATTCTAGccaaagtaatgaaaaatttaGTGTAAATTTGCAAAGTTAATACTTTCCTCTCACACTATATGGTGGAAGTAATTTTGTATTGTTTGCCCTCATTAGGACTCTATTGTAAAGTGtgtttcagagaggaaaacttGTAAGAATTATTTTGGTATATAGATCTGAAAAATAACTTTACTTCAGCATTAATTTTCACCCCTGGTTAATggttgtaggttttttttttaatacagaaatagATTAAATCTCtagaattttgtatttcttaattCATGCCTTTTGTGGGCAGGGCTGTATTTCATGAATCACCAGAGTATTAAAGTGGTTTTCCTGTTGCTTCTAATACAAAATTGctattttaagttattttataCCCGTTTCTGTGCATGAAGATCATCTTGTGCTACTCAGGCTGAAAACCtatctttttcatttcaacaaGATCAATAAAGTAGGTTTTAAACATTAAGGTGCATTTATATGTCACTAATCTGTTACTGGCTTGTTTGTGTAATTTTTCTATGTGGAAAGTAAAACCCTCtaattgaaatggaaaatattagaCAGTTACAGTGCCAATAAAGGA
This window encodes:
- the ACSBG1 gene encoding long-chain-fatty-acid--CoA ligase ACSBG1 isoform X2, which codes for MSNSGETLTKQVQTENARNVSGSCENGTFTDAETVCRDLLPHSEETQGEGVEPAESLWTSFADGRVRLRIDNSCPQTPITVHQMFKESLEKYGSLNALASKKNGKWEKITFSEYYCLSRKAAKSFLKLGLERFHSVAILGFNSPEWFISAVGAVFAGGIVTGIYTTNSPEACHYIAHDSKTDIMVVENQKQLDKIMQIWNRLPHLKAVVLYKDSIAERHPNLYTMEEFLELGGDVSDSTLDDIINSQKPNQCCVLIYTSGTTGKPKGAMLSHDNITWTSAHCSRAGDMQPAEVQQESIVSYLPLSHIAAQIYDLWTGIKWGEQVYFAEPDALKGSLINTLKEVQPTSHMGVPRVWEKIMEKLKDASAQSGFMKKKMLSWAMSLSLERNLNGSNSDLKQLWTRLADYLVLAKIRSALGLSSCQKHFCGAAPLNTETLYFFLGLNITLYEAYGMSETTGPHCLSGPYIYRQHSCGKPAPGCRVKLVDKDTEGNGEICFWGRTVFMGYLNMEDRTKEAFDEEGWLHSGDLGKLDKDGFLYVTGRIKDLIITAGGENVPPIPIEDAVKKELPIVSNAMVIGDKKKFLSMFLTLKTVLDPDTSDPTDILTEQARDFCQRSGSKATKVSEIVAPRDETIYRAIQEGIDRVNSTATNRVHCIQKWIVLPRDFSISGGELGPTMKLKRLAVLEKYRNEVDSFYKE
- the ACSBG1 gene encoding long-chain-fatty-acid--CoA ligase ACSBG1 isoform X3 → MFKESLEKYGSLNALASKKNGKWEKITFSEYYCLSRKAAKSFLKLGLERFHSVAILGFNSPEWFISAVGAVFAGGIVTGIYTTNSPEACHYIAHDSKTDIMVVENQKQLDKIMQIWNRLPHLKAVVLYKDSIAERHPNLYTMEEFLELGGDVSDSTLDDIINSQKPNQCCVLIYTSGTTGKPKGAMLSHDNITWTSAHCSRAGDMQPAEVQQESIVSYLPLSHIAAQIYDLWTGIKWGEQVYFAEPDALKGSLINTLKEVQPTSHMGVPRVWEKIMEKLKDASAQSGFMKKKMLSWAMSLSLERNLNGSNSSDLKQLWTRLADYLVLAKIRSALGLSSCQKHFCGAAPLNTETLYFFLGLNITLYEAYGMSETTGPHCLSGPYIYRQHSCGKPAPGCRVKLVDKDTEGNGEICFWGRTVFMGYLNMEDRTKEAFDEEGWLHSGDLGKLDKDGFLYVTGRIKDLIITAGGENVPPIPIEDAVKKELPIVSNAMVIGDKKKFLSMFLTLKTVLDPDTSDPTDILTEQARDFCQRSGSKATKVSEIVAPRDETIYRAIQEGIDRVNSTATNRVHCIQKWIVLPRDFSISGGELGPTMKLKRLAVLEKYRNEVDSFYKE
- the ACSBG1 gene encoding long-chain-fatty-acid--CoA ligase ACSBG1 isoform X1 gives rise to the protein MSNSGETLTKQVQTENARNVSGSCENGTFTDAETVCRDLLPHSEETQGEGVEPAESLWTSFADGRVRLRIDNSCPQTPITVHQMFKESLEKYGSLNALASKKNGKWEKITFSEYYCLSRKAAKSFLKLGLERFHSVAILGFNSPEWFISAVGAVFAGGIVTGIYTTNSPEACHYIAHDSKTDIMVVENQKQLDKIMQIWNRLPHLKAVVLYKDSIAERHPNLYTMEEFLELGGDVSDSTLDDIINSQKPNQCCVLIYTSGTTGKPKGAMLSHDNITWTSAHCSRAGDMQPAEVQQESIVSYLPLSHIAAQIYDLWTGIKWGEQVYFAEPDALKGSLINTLKEVQPTSHMGVPRVWEKIMEKLKDASAQSGFMKKKMLSWAMSLSLERNLNGSNSSDLKQLWTRLADYLVLAKIRSALGLSSCQKHFCGAAPLNTETLYFFLGLNITLYEAYGMSETTGPHCLSGPYIYRQHSCGKPAPGCRVKLVDKDTEGNGEICFWGRTVFMGYLNMEDRTKEAFDEEGWLHSGDLGKLDKDGFLYVTGRIKDLIITAGGENVPPIPIEDAVKKELPIVSNAMVIGDKKKFLSMFLTLKTVLDPDTSDPTDILTEQARDFCQRSGSKATKVSEIVAPRDETIYRAIQEGIDRVNSTATNRVHCIQKWIVLPRDFSISGGELGPTMKLKRLAVLEKYRNEVDSFYKE